The Aeoliella mucimassa genome includes the window CGCTAGTGCTATTGGTTGCAGGCAACGAAAATCGTCGACTGCAGATGGAACGGATTGTCACACAGGCTGGTTACGACGTTGATTTCGCTCCCTCTGGTCGAGAAGCTTTACGCTGCCTTCGAGACACGAACGATTACAAACTTGTTCTCCTCTGTGAGGTTCGAGATATCGACGCGGTTTCGATGTGTCGACAAATCAAAGAGTGGGGACGGCTGCCGATCACCTCCTCGGTGATTGTCTTGCAAGATCGGTTTAAGGCCGACCAGGTAGTCGACTGCTTGACTAACGGAGCGAGCGATTACATCTCGGGGCCTCATTTTTCCGACGAACGGGTGTTGCTCGCTCGGCTGCATGTTGCTGTGCGAGGTTATCATTTGGCGCCGGATGACCGCACAGTCGACTCTGACACTCCATTAGTTGTCGGCCCTCTGACGATCAATGCGATAACCTTCCGAGTCACGGTTGCTGACCATGGGGATGTACTACTCACAAAACTTCAGTTTCACTTACTTTCGCGGTTAGCTCGTCGCCCTGGGCGGGTGTTTCTGCACGACGAGCTGCGTCACTTTATTTCGCAGTTTGGTGGAGGGAATCCTACGGACCAGACGATCAAGTCGCACATGTCGAACTTGCGAAAGCGTCTCGGCCCGGCTGGCGGAATGATCAAGACCATTCGCGGTGTCGGCTACGTCTTGCAGGCATAGTGCTCTGCTTCAGAAGTAGCAACACTAGCCGCGCGGCCGAGCTTGCTGCGACCAGGTTCTCGCAATACCCACCAAGTCGGGCTTCTCGCCGGCTTCTTCTTCGAAGTAGTATTGTTCGATTCCTTGACGCGACTGACGCAGTTCTTGCAACTGCTTTGCATCAATTCCGTTGCGTGACTCTATGCGATCGAGCAATCCGATGACCGAAAAGGGAGTAATCCGTTCAGGCATCGCAAACTCATTCTGAGTCACTTCAATCGGCTGACGCGACGAGAATGCGACGATCAATGCAATCACCCCGAGGATCACTACGATCGGCCCCGCGTACCACCACCAGGGAGTGCTTGCGGTCGACGCGTACTGCGACTCCAACTCAATCACTGAATCGACCGCCAGCAGATCAGCGTCGTCGTATCGTTGGTAAATCGCTTCGGTGACTTCCAACTTCGGCTCAGCGAATTCAAACGAGGTCGGCGGAGTTGGCAGGTCCTCTTTCGTTTCCATGTTAACCAACCACGAACGTTCCGAAAGGATCACGTTGCTAGGACTATCGGGATCAAACTGCGAGATTGATAATCCCTCGTCCTTCACTTCGGTGACTTCAAAACCCTCTGGTTCGATTGACAGCAGCTCATCGAGATCTGGAACCAGACCTTGAGCCACGGCTTTCACTTCCAGAACCAACAGCCCATCCTTTGCCTGACGTTCATCCAGGGTCTGGGTTATGCGAATCTGATCTGCTGGGCGGGGATCCTTCGGGGCGGTCGCTGCATCCACTGGCAGCGGCGGGGACGAAATCGGAATCACCGCGTATCCCGAGGTATCCAAGAAGTCGAGATCGACCTGGAACGAGGGAATCTTGTCGACTTCAGGAGCTTTCGCCTTCAGCAATACGTAGGCATACGGAGTGTATCGCCAGCCGTACTCCGGCAGCGAGCGCGAATTCACGTCCTCGCTCTGGAAGGTGACCGACAACACTTCAAAGCTATCACCCACCGCAGAAACGACTTGCTCTTCAAACTTGTCGCGGTAATTCTCCAGAGGGCGGCCGTAGTTGTAGTAGTAACGGGAGCCATTGTTCTGATTCTGCAAGTAACGAGAGAAACCGCCCGACTCGCGCTCGATTTCGCGGGTGTGCACCAGATTCACGAACACCCCAAACGGCTTGTCTTTACCAATGGTATCGCTGCCATCGATTTTGGTTTCGAGCTTGATCTCCGTCACCAGATCTGCGTAATAGTCGAAGATTTTCTGGGCTTCTTCCGCACGCTCATGATCGCCGACGATTGTCAGTCCGCTCTCAAGATAGCGATACTTAAGGGCCGGTTTGATGCTGCTCATGCGAGTGAACAACGAGTTGGCAAACTTTGCCATGTGACGGTCGGCGGCATCACCTGGAAGTGAGAGAATCGCCTGACGAATCAAAGGAAGCTGGCTGGGGTCTTTCGGCTTGTCCTGGCTTAAGCGTCCCGGATCGCAGGCACCGAGACTAGCGTAGTACCAGATTTCGAATGGCTGAGTGGTTTCCTGATCCTCACGAATATCGCCGACGGTCTTCGAGTAAAGATCGGCTGCAAGCTGAAAATCGTCGAAGGCATTCTCCAAGCGATCGACAAACTGCGAGTCAGGAGCAATCTCGCGACGAAAGTCATTCGCGTCGTGCCTTAGCGAAGCCTGGGCCAATACTAACGACCAATCATCAGGATGCTTGGCCAGTCCCCCCTGCACGACCGCGAGGGCGACCTCGTAGCCGCGCTGAACTTCTAGTGCGATATCCCGCTGCTTTCGATTCGTCTTGGCATCCTTCTGTACCGCGGGAACGCGCCACATGCCGACGAGGTTGGTTCGCATTTGTTCCGCGAGCGCGGCGAGGGTCTCGGGCTTCAGGTTATCGATCGGACCAAACACCTTCGCGATGGCTTCGAGCTTGTAAACCTCTGCAGAACTATGGCAGGTGGTAAAGGCCTTTGCCAGCAAGCTTTCGTCCACGTTGTCCAATGGCAAAGCATTGAGTCGCTCCACCAACTCCGCCAGCTCTTTAAGATTACGTTCCTGCTTCGAACGCGTAAGCGGAATGCTCTCGGCACGTTGCTCGAAGCCATACATGTAGACATAGCTATTTGTGCGGTTGCGATCGACATTCGGATCGTGATTATCAGTCCAGATTCGCAAGAAATCGCTCACCAGGCTGTCTGCCACTTCAGGGTGTGTTTGTGCGAGCCGTTCGATGTAGGGGAATGCTTCGTCCTCTTCATTCACCTTGAGCAGCAATTGGGCCACTTGCTTATCGATCTTGGGACGAAGTCCTTCGTCTACGTACTTGAGCCAGGTATTGCTGGGCTGAATCTTAAGTATTTCATCCACGGCGATCGCTTCGGGGTCGTTGCTATTGCGTGAACGCGACACCTGCATCGTGTCGTAGTAGAAAATGTTGCCATACATATCGCGTTGCAGTGCGGGGCGTCGAGAGTCGGAAGTGTCAAATTGATACGACACTTCCGCTTCACGTAACCAGACACTCGCAAGAACGCTCAGTTTGTCTTTCCATAATTCGGCGGTCTCCGGCGAGGTTTCCACCAGCGCTTCCACGGCGGTCGACTGCAGCTTCATCAATTGCAATCGTTTTCCCGGATCGTGAATGTTCGCCTGCAATGCGCGAGCCGATTGGTTGCCGATAGTCGAGAGGATTTCGACGCCGCGATAGCTGGCCTCGCGAAACGCATCGGCCAGCCACTCTTGTCCGAGATTCTCGCGAACTTGGGGGGCTAAATCGACCGCTTGGGTCAACGCTAGTTGCTGCTCGGTTTCCTCTACCTCTTCAGCGGCAAGAATCTCTTGCACCGATTTCCACGCCTTTTCGAGATCTTCCACGCGGTGATCTTTACGATACAACGCATAGAAATAACGAGACAATTGAATCAGCGACTTGAACTGCTGATTTTCAATGGCCTCTTCGAGCTTCGGTAGAAATGCATCGGCTTTGAGCGTGTGGCCTGACTGCATCAGTAAATCGACCACTTGCGTGGCATCGAACGCCCGCGTCTCCTCGTCTTGGGAGAGTTCTTGTTGGAATGCGTGGAGCAACTCGTCCAGTTGATATCCGCTGGCGAGATAAACGCGAACGAGCCCCGCGAGCATTCTCACTTGGGTTTCATCCAACTCAGCGGGAGCTAGCTTGACGATCGCCATGTAATCGTCGAGCGAGATCACATTGGTTTCTGGTTGAGCCCCTCGCTGGTTCTGCATTTGAAACAGTTGCTGCAACTGCTCACGAACTTCTGGTGAAGCGTCGACAGGAGGTTGTGAGGGAGTGGTTGCGAGCGACTTGACGATTTTTTCATAAACCGCCTTTGCTTCGTCTTCCTCAAGCGTTTCGAGAAACGCCTTGACCGAATCCCACCGACCGAGAGTCACATCCTGCTGCAACTGCTTGAGTTGCTCGGCAAAACTTGGCCCCTCAGGCTCGCTTGGCTCCTCCTCGCTTTCGGATTCTTCGCTGGTTTCGCCTGCTGACTCGCTATTGGCCTCTTCCGCGTTCCCTTCTGGGGGTGCAACGGCCGACTCCTCTTCGGAAGATTCCGCTGACGCCTGCTCTGCTGTATCTTCAGTTTCGGATGCCGGTGATTCGGTCGTTTCGTTCTCTACACTGTCTGATTCCGCAGTCGTTTGGTCGGTCTCCGTCGCCTCCGTTTCAGGGGACGTTTCTTCTTCGGATGAACCCTCCTTAGGGGTACTATCCTCTGCCGCACCTTCCTCAGCATTGCCTTCCGCGGTCGCTGCTTCCTCAGCCTTTTTCTTGTCGGCGGCTTCTTTCTCCGCGTCTTTGATTTGCTTCAGCTCAAAAGCCTTCCAAGTGGCCAAAATCGTAGAGGGTCGGCGGTCGAACCGAAGCTGCTGGATCTTTTGCAGACGCTCCTGCTTTTCCTGCTGTGCTTCGCTGTCTCCCTCCTCGCCGGTTTCGACGGCTTCGCCTTCAATGTCGTCGACAAACTCAACTTCATCGTCTCCCTCCCCGAACATTTCAACCACTTCGAACGATAGACCGTTTTGCGACCGTTGGATCACTCGGACGGCGCCGGACGTCGGAGCCGGAATGGCTTGTGCCCACGCAGGCTGCGATGCAGTGGCAAGGAAACCCAATAACAGGGCTGCAAACGTACTAGCGAGGGTATTCTTCATGACAGAGGTTCTCTTCAGCAACGCGAGCTTACATACAACCAGCTCACGCGGCCAAGCAAAACAAGCGGCCGCATGAGCTGGAAAAGTCTTGTTTCAATACGACTACGATCCACTACCGTCCGCGGGAGGACCGGAACTGGCCCCACGAGCGTCCTTCGATTTCTTCTTGCCATTGCTCGGCTTCTTGCCAGGTTTCTTGCATTTACAATTGCATTGACCGCTGCTGCAGCTCTTGCACTGCCCTGGCAGGTCGAGGGCTTCTAATTCCGTCAAATCCATGCGGGCGAGGCGAATACTGGCTTCGAGGTCTTCGGTGTACTGTTCGGCCGCTTTCTCGTCGCCGGATTCCTTCGCTTCTTCAGCCAGCAAGCGATAGGTTTGACGCGCCGACTCGATCTCGAGTTCCCAATGCTCACGGGGTTCCCCCTCTAGTCGCATGAGCCAGGTCAAATAGTATTCGGCCGAAGCCATTGCCGCCCGCGTTTCGGTAAGAATCTTGGCATCCGCGCTTTCGCTCTTCTCCAACTCGTCGAGCAAAGAGGTCAAATCGTCGTAGGCAGCGGGCAATTGCTGCGACAGCATGCGTGCCTTAGCGC containing:
- a CDS encoding winged helix-turn-helix transcriptional regulator, whose product is MCRQIKEWGRLPITSSVIVLQDRFKADQVVDCLTNGASDYISGPHFSDERVLLARLHVAVRGYHLAPDDRTVDSDTPLVVGPLTINAITFRVTVADHGDVLLTKLQFHLLSRLARRPGRVFLHDELRHFISQFGGGNPTDQTIKSHMSNLRKRLGPAGGMIKTIRGVGYVLQA